A region from the Streptomyces lydicus genome encodes:
- a CDS encoding carbohydrate ABC transporter permease produces the protein MHDALTRAGRALRVVTVITLALLFLIPFYLLVRNGLATEREITAPGWTFFPHELQWSHLTEVFRDPDLPLGRALLNSTLIAVSTTLGTVVLASLAGYGLARIPYRHAPVVFYAVLGTLMVPAAVTFVPSFVLVSSLGWISSLRGLVIPTLFSAFACFIFRQYFLGFPRELEDAARVDGLGYWRTYWRIVVPNARPVFAAVATIVFIGAWNAFLWPLVIGQDQEAWTVQVALSTFTTAQNLNLHELFVAAAVSIAPLVVVFLLLQRYIVAGVERSGIDD, from the coding sequence ATGCATGACGCGCTGACCAGAGCCGGGCGGGCGCTGCGGGTCGTCACCGTGATCACCCTCGCGCTGCTGTTCCTCATCCCCTTCTATCTGCTGGTGCGCAACGGGCTGGCCACCGAACGGGAGATCACGGCCCCCGGCTGGACGTTCTTCCCGCACGAGCTGCAGTGGTCACATCTCACCGAGGTCTTCCGGGATCCGGACCTCCCCCTGGGCCGGGCACTGCTCAACTCCACGCTGATCGCGGTCTCGACGACCCTCGGAACGGTCGTGCTGGCCTCGCTCGCGGGGTACGGCCTGGCCCGGATCCCCTACCGGCACGCCCCTGTCGTCTTCTACGCGGTCCTGGGGACGCTGATGGTCCCGGCGGCCGTGACGTTCGTACCGAGCTTTGTGCTGGTGTCGTCGCTCGGATGGATCTCCTCCCTGCGGGGTCTGGTCATTCCGACGCTGTTCAGCGCGTTCGCCTGCTTCATCTTCCGGCAGTACTTCCTGGGCTTCCCCAGAGAGCTGGAGGACGCGGCACGGGTCGACGGGCTCGGCTACTGGCGGACGTACTGGCGCATCGTGGTGCCCAACGCCCGGCCGGTCTTCGCCGCCGTCGCCACCATCGTCTTCATCGGTGCCTGGAACGCGTTCCTGTGGCCGCTGGTGATCGGGCAGGACCAGGAGGCCTGGACGGTGCAGGTGGCGCTGTCGACGTTCACCACCGCGCAGAACCTCAATCTGCACGAGCTGTTCGTGGCCGCGGCGGTCTCGATCGCCCCGTTGGTGGTGGTCTTCCTGCTGCTCCAGCGGTACATCGTGGCGGGAGTGGAACGCAGCGGGATCGACGACTGA
- a CDS encoding carbohydrate ABC transporter permease: MTTGGTEEAVTDVPAPRAAAGPEAAPRSPGTRWLGPQRRNLWFWVFVGPFAIGLGLFTYVPLVWSVYLSFFDAHNTVSPSGSDFVGLGNYTAMLSDPAFLGSLGTFALFTVFIVPATYALSLALALMVNRLRFAQAFFRSVFFLPTACSYVVASVIWKLSVFNGVRFGLANTVLGWFGTDQTAWLSTTHPPWYWLVIVTVRLWLQAGFYMILFLAGLQRISPQLYEAAAMDGARPGWQVFRHITFPQLRATSVAVVLLLVINAFQAFDEFYNLLSDARGYPPYARPPLVYLYYTALGQDQNLGLGSAGAVILALIIAVATVVQARWFGLGRKEE, translated from the coding sequence CCCGCTCGCCCGGCACCCGGTGGCTCGGCCCGCAGCGGCGGAATCTCTGGTTCTGGGTCTTCGTCGGGCCGTTCGCGATCGGGCTGGGGCTGTTCACGTACGTGCCGTTGGTGTGGAGCGTCTACCTGAGCTTCTTCGACGCCCACAACACCGTCAGTCCGTCCGGCTCGGATTTCGTCGGGCTGGGCAACTACACCGCGATGCTGAGCGATCCGGCATTCCTCGGCAGCCTGGGCACGTTTGCGCTGTTCACGGTGTTCATCGTGCCCGCGACCTATGCGCTGTCGCTCGCCCTGGCGCTGATGGTGAACCGGCTGCGCTTCGCCCAGGCGTTCTTCCGGTCGGTGTTCTTCCTGCCGACCGCCTGCTCCTATGTCGTCGCATCGGTGATCTGGAAGCTGTCGGTCTTCAACGGGGTGCGGTTCGGACTGGCCAACACCGTGCTGGGCTGGTTCGGCACGGACCAGACCGCCTGGCTGTCGACGACCCATCCGCCCTGGTACTGGCTGGTCATCGTGACCGTACGGCTGTGGCTGCAGGCCGGGTTCTACATGATCCTGTTTCTGGCCGGACTGCAGCGGATCTCACCGCAGTTGTACGAGGCGGCGGCGATGGACGGGGCGCGGCCGGGCTGGCAGGTCTTCCGGCACATCACCTTTCCGCAGTTGCGCGCCACGTCCGTGGCGGTGGTGCTGCTGTTGGTGATCAATGCCTTCCAGGCGTTCGACGAGTTCTACAACCTGCTGAGCGATGCGCGCGGCTATCCGCCCTACGCCCGGCCACCGTTGGTCTACCTCTATTACACGGCACTCGGACAGGACCAGAATCTCGGGCTGGGCAGCGCGGGCGCGGTGATCCTGGCGCTGATCATCGCGGTGGCGACGGTCGTCCAGGCCCGCTGGTTCGGCCTCGGCCGCAAGGAGGAGTGA